The proteins below come from a single Azospirillum thermophilum genomic window:
- a CDS encoding 2-keto-4-pentenoate hydratase codes for MTDLSPAVEALIAARHDRKPLESLPEAARPADKDGAYAIQYEVARRLGPVAAWKVGAPGPDAEPSCAAINAATLFFDTDRLPASMFNVIGIEAEIVYRFARDLPVRDEPWTREEVLDAVGSMHPAFEICDTRFAKFGSADALGQLADQANHGALIVGPAVANWRAVDPVRQPLILAIDGRVVVDVVGGNSAVDPVRLLVWLANVGSRAFGGLHAGDTVTTGSCTGTIFVDPGSRSVARFADLGTIELTVQ; via the coding sequence ATGACCGACCTGTCTCCCGCCGTCGAGGCGCTGATCGCCGCCCGGCACGATCGCAAGCCGCTCGAATCCCTGCCCGAGGCGGCCCGTCCCGCCGACAAGGACGGGGCCTATGCCATCCAGTACGAGGTGGCCCGCCGCCTTGGTCCGGTCGCCGCCTGGAAGGTGGGCGCCCCGGGGCCGGACGCCGAGCCCTCCTGCGCCGCGATCAACGCGGCCACCCTGTTCTTCGACACCGACCGGCTTCCCGCCTCCATGTTCAACGTGATCGGCATCGAGGCGGAGATCGTCTACCGCTTCGCCCGCGACCTGCCGGTCCGCGACGAGCCCTGGACGCGCGAGGAGGTGCTGGACGCCGTCGGCTCCATGCATCCCGCCTTCGAGATCTGCGACACCCGCTTCGCCAAATTCGGTTCGGCGGACGCGCTCGGCCAGCTCGCCGACCAGGCCAACCACGGCGCCCTGATCGTCGGGCCGGCCGTCGCCAACTGGCGCGCCGTCGACCCGGTTCGCCAGCCGCTGATCCTGGCGATCGACGGCCGCGTGGTGGTCGACGTGGTGGGCGGCAACAGCGCGGTCGATCCGGTCCGCCTGCTGGTCTGGCTCGCCAACGTCGGTTCCCGCGCCTTCGGCGGCCTGCATGCCGGCGACACGGTGACCACCGGCTCCTGCACCGGGACGATCTTCGTCGATCCGGGCAGCCGCAGCGTCGCCCGCTTCGCCGATCTCGGCACCATCGAGCTGACCGTGCAGTGA
- a CDS encoding TRAP transporter substrate-binding protein, whose amino-acid sequence MRTFVTMMAGTAIGALMAFSAASAQTVTLRSADSQADGYPTVEAVKYMGEIVARETKGRIAIKVFPSGQLGDEKDTIQQTQFGVIDMNRVNLAPLNGLIPETRVPALPFLFRSVEHMHKVMDGPIGDEILQAMAPKGLIGLAYYDNGARSFYNSKRPIKSLEDMKGLKIRVMQSDLFIDTIRALGGSPTPMPPGEVYSSLQTGVVDGAENNWPTYQNQHHFEQAKFYSLSEHSMSPEVLVMSKRSWDKLSAEDQQAIRRAAKESVVKMRELWTAREVESEKAATAAGVQVNSVPKEAFMKAVEPVYAKHITDPKLKDLVERIRAVQ is encoded by the coding sequence ATGCGAACTTTCGTCACGATGATGGCAGGCACGGCCATCGGCGCGCTCATGGCCTTCAGCGCCGCCAGCGCCCAGACCGTCACCCTGCGGTCCGCCGACTCCCAGGCCGACGGCTACCCGACGGTGGAGGCGGTCAAGTACATGGGCGAGATCGTCGCCCGCGAGACCAAGGGCCGGATCGCCATCAAGGTCTTCCCCTCGGGCCAGCTCGGCGACGAGAAGGACACCATCCAGCAGACCCAGTTCGGCGTGATCGACATGAACCGGGTCAACCTGGCGCCGCTGAACGGGCTGATTCCAGAGACCCGCGTTCCCGCCCTGCCCTTCCTGTTCCGCTCGGTCGAGCACATGCACAAGGTGATGGACGGCCCGATCGGCGACGAGATCCTGCAGGCGATGGCCCCCAAGGGCCTGATCGGGCTCGCCTACTACGACAACGGCGCGCGCAGCTTCTACAACAGCAAGCGCCCGATCAAGTCGCTGGAGGACATGAAGGGCCTGAAGATCCGTGTCATGCAGTCGGACCTGTTCATCGACACCATCCGCGCGCTGGGCGGCAGCCCGACGCCGATGCCGCCGGGCGAGGTCTACAGCTCGCTGCAGACCGGCGTCGTGGACGGCGCGGAGAACAACTGGCCGACCTACCAGAACCAGCATCATTTCGAGCAGGCCAAATTCTACTCGCTGTCCGAGCATTCGATGTCGCCCGAGGTGCTGGTGATGTCCAAGCGGAGCTGGGACAAGCTGTCCGCCGAGGACCAGCAGGCCATCCGCAGGGCGGCCAAGGAGTCGGTCGTCAAGATGCGCGAGCTGTGGACGGCGCGCGAAGTCGAGTCGGAAAAGGCCGCAACGGCGGCCGGCGTGCAGGTGAACAGCGTCCCCAAGGAGGCGTTCATGAAGGCGGTCGAGCCGGTCTACGCCAAGCACATCACCGACCCGAAGCTCAAGGACCTGGTGGAGCGAATCCGCGCCGTCCAGTGA
- the kdgT gene encoding 2-keto-3-deoxygluconate transporter yields the protein MNIKSRIDRIPGGMMIVPLFLGACLNTFAPGTGKFFGSFTNGLITGTLPILSVWFFCIGASISLKATPLVLRKSGVLVSVKILTAALAGIIASHFLPSEGITSGFLSGLSVLAIIAAMNDTNGGMYMALMQQYGTKEEAGAFCLMCLESGPFMTMVTLGLAGLAVFPWQTMVGALLPFVIGFALGNLDKDLRAFFTQGVSVMVPFFAFALGNNLNFTTILNTGLLGILLGLMVIVVTGTTLVLADILLARGNGTAGIGAASTAGAAVTVPPIIASIEPSFAPSAPAATALVATCVVVTALLTPPLTAWWARRFGVLSPRYRQAEAARAAALETAPAE from the coding sequence ATGAACATCAAGTCGCGGATCGACCGCATCCCGGGCGGGATGATGATCGTTCCCCTCTTCCTCGGCGCCTGCCTCAACACCTTCGCGCCGGGCACCGGAAAGTTCTTCGGGTCCTTCACCAACGGCCTGATCACCGGCACGCTGCCGATCCTGTCCGTCTGGTTCTTCTGCATCGGCGCCAGCATCAGCCTGAAGGCGACCCCGCTGGTCCTGCGCAAGAGCGGCGTGCTGGTGTCGGTGAAGATCCTGACCGCGGCACTGGCCGGCATCATCGCCTCCCACTTCCTCCCGAGCGAGGGCATCACCTCCGGCTTCCTCAGCGGCCTGTCGGTGCTGGCGATCATCGCCGCGATGAACGACACCAACGGCGGCATGTACATGGCGCTGATGCAGCAGTACGGCACCAAGGAGGAGGCCGGCGCCTTCTGCCTGATGTGCCTCGAATCGGGTCCCTTCATGACGATGGTGACGCTGGGGCTGGCCGGTCTCGCCGTCTTCCCCTGGCAGACCATGGTCGGCGCGCTGCTGCCTTTCGTCATCGGCTTCGCGCTGGGCAACCTCGACAAGGACCTGCGCGCCTTCTTCACCCAGGGCGTGTCGGTGATGGTGCCCTTCTTCGCCTTCGCGCTGGGCAACAACCTGAACTTCACGACCATCCTGAACACCGGCCTCCTCGGCATCCTGCTGGGCCTGATGGTCATCGTCGTCACCGGCACCACGCTGGTCCTGGCCGACATCCTGCTGGCCAGGGGCAACGGCACCGCCGGCATCGGCGCGGCCTCCACCGCCGGCGCGGCGGTGACGGTTCCGCCGATCATCGCCTCGATCGAGCCGTCCTTCGCGCCGAGCGCGCCGGCCGCCACCGCCCTGGTCGCCACCTGCGTGGTCGTCACCGCCCTGCTGACGCCGCCGCTGACCGCCTGGTGGGCCCGCCGCTTCGGCGTCCTGTCGCCCCGCTACCGGCAGGCCGAGGCCGCCAGGGCCGCGGCACTGGAAACCGCCCCGGCGGAATAG
- a CDS encoding TRAP transporter small permease, which produces MKTALNTLTRLLDVLSRIALWIGGTGLVLMTAAVGWQVWGRFILNDSPSWTEPVSLLLMLWFILLVAAVGVRERFHLGLDLIRDIVPEIVRVCMDIASFVAVGCFGAAMAFYGLELVMGTWSATIPVLNIPEAVNYLPLTISGVLIVLFSVERTLHLLVERRSQAGSEALAQAHAQHSAIEQPAD; this is translated from the coding sequence ATGAAAACCGCGCTCAACACCCTTACCAGGCTGCTGGACGTCCTGTCGCGCATCGCGCTGTGGATCGGCGGCACAGGCCTGGTCCTCATGACGGCCGCCGTCGGCTGGCAGGTCTGGGGCCGCTTCATTCTCAACGACAGCCCCTCGTGGACGGAACCGGTGTCGCTGCTGCTGATGCTGTGGTTCATTCTGCTGGTCGCCGCTGTGGGGGTTCGCGAGCGCTTCCACCTCGGGCTCGATCTGATCCGCGACATCGTGCCCGAAATCGTGCGCGTCTGCATGGACATCGCCAGCTTCGTCGCCGTCGGCTGCTTCGGTGCCGCCATGGCGTTCTACGGCCTGGAACTGGTAATGGGGACCTGGAGCGCGACCATCCCGGTGCTCAACATCCCCGAAGCCGTCAACTACCTTCCCCTCACGATCTCGGGCGTTCTGATCGTCCTCTTCTCGGTCGAACGCACGCTCCATCTGCTGGTCGAACGCCGCTCCCAGGCCGGGTCCGAAGCCCTCGCCCAGGCCCACGCGCAGCACAGCGCGATTGAGCAGCCCGCCGACTAA
- a CDS encoding TRAP transporter substrate-binding protein, producing the protein MKSIAKLLATTALTIAATLSGAYAQTVTLRSAEVHPDGYPTVEAVKYMGEIVARETKGRIAIKVFPSGQLGDEKDTIQQTQFGVIDMNRISMAPLNNIVPETRIAGLPFLFRSVEHMHKVMDGPIGDEILKAMEPHGMVGLAFYDSGARSFYNSKRPVKTMADLKGMKLRVQQSDLFIDLVKAMGGNPTPMPYGEVYSGLQTGVVDGAENNWPSYQSSHHYEVAKYISLTEHTITPEALVMSKRSFDKLSKDDQQIIRKAAKESVVKMRELWQAKEKEAEETVRKAGVEVNTVDKTEFMKAVEPVYTKHVADPKMKDLVARIRAVQ; encoded by the coding sequence ATGAAGTCGATTGCCAAGCTCCTCGCCACCACGGCCCTGACCATCGCCGCCACCCTGTCCGGCGCGTATGCCCAGACCGTCACGCTGCGCTCGGCCGAGGTCCATCCCGACGGCTACCCGACGGTGGAGGCGGTCAAGTACATGGGCGAGATCGTCGCCCGCGAGACCAAGGGCCGGATCGCCATCAAGGTCTTCCCCTCGGGCCAGCTCGGCGACGAGAAGGACACCATCCAGCAGACCCAGTTCGGCGTCATCGACATGAACCGCATCAGCATGGCGCCGCTGAACAACATCGTGCCGGAAACCCGCATCGCCGGGCTGCCCTTCCTGTTCCGCTCGGTCGAGCACATGCACAAGGTGATGGACGGCCCGATCGGCGACGAGATCCTCAAGGCCATGGAGCCGCACGGCATGGTCGGCCTGGCCTTCTACGACTCCGGCGCCCGCAGCTTCTACAACAGCAAGCGGCCGGTCAAGACGATGGCCGACCTCAAGGGCATGAAGCTGCGCGTCCAGCAGTCCGACCTGTTCATCGACCTGGTCAAGGCGATGGGCGGCAACCCGACGCCGATGCCCTACGGCGAGGTCTACAGCGGCCTGCAGACCGGCGTGGTCGACGGCGCCGAGAACAACTGGCCGAGCTACCAGAGCTCGCACCACTACGAAGTCGCCAAGTACATCTCGCTGACCGAGCACACCATCACGCCGGAAGCGCTGGTCATGTCCAAGCGCAGCTTCGACAAGCTGTCGAAGGACGACCAGCAGATCATCCGCAAGGCGGCCAAGGAGTCGGTCGTCAAGATGCGCGAGCTGTGGCAGGCCAAGGAGAAGGAGGCCGAGGAGACCGTCCGCAAGGCGGGCGTCGAGGTCAACACGGTCGACAAGACCGAGTTCATGAAGGCCGTCGAGCCGGTCTACACCAAGCATGTCGCCGATCCGAAGATGAAGGACCTGGTCGCTCGTATCCGGGCAGTGCAGTAA